Proteins encoded within one genomic window of Prochlorococcus marinus str. MIT 9515:
- the aroH gene encoding chorismate mutase, which yields MNKDYLDSENITALRGATTSSGNSIKEIENAVVELIDELILRNSLDTEKILSITFTVTKDLNACFPASIARKRFGFDKVAFLDCQQMYLPNDVDFCIRLMALVILPTGSSIKHPYLRGASNLRTDRC from the coding sequence ATGAATAAGGATTATCTTGACAGTGAAAATATTACTGCTCTCAGAGGAGCAACAACTTCAAGTGGAAATTCGATAAAAGAGATTGAAAACGCAGTAGTAGAGCTTATTGATGAATTAATTTTGAGAAATAGTTTAGATACAGAAAAGATTTTATCAATAACTTTTACTGTAACTAAAGACTTAAATGCATGTTTTCCAGCTTCTATTGCGAGGAAACGTTTTGGCTTTGACAAAGTTGCATTTTTAGATTGCCAACAAATGTATCTTCCTAATGATGTTGATTTCTGTATTAGGCTAATGGCATTAGTCATTTTACCGACTGGTTCCTCAATAAAACATCCTTACTTGCGAGGAGCTTCGAATTTGAGGACAGATAGATGTTAA
- a CDS encoding DUF2808 domain-containing protein, with translation MKNKFKIFKFLLLTPFFISIPFLNNSKVNAGLEFQWDQDSGYRRLKWLQKDGESRARNTIFFFLRPTDRRADLLKITMTIPKRFKSTIKEEKISLCKVKIGGYDTRTKCITEIPADFELKEDNTSLDIFPYNPIPSNKDSYAIVFKVFNPKRTGLYQFHSYGQYFGKDTVSSYLGSSTIVID, from the coding sequence ATGAAGAATAAATTCAAAATTTTTAAATTTTTACTACTCACTCCATTCTTTATTTCAATTCCATTTTTGAATAACAGTAAAGTTAATGCAGGATTGGAGTTTCAATGGGATCAAGATTCAGGTTATAGAAGATTAAAATGGCTTCAAAAAGATGGCGAAAGTAGAGCAAGGAATACAATATTTTTCTTTTTAAGACCCACTGATAGAAGAGCGGATCTTTTAAAAATAACCATGACAATACCTAAAAGATTTAAATCAACCATTAAAGAAGAAAAAATAAGTCTTTGCAAAGTAAAAATAGGTGGCTACGATACTCGTACCAAATGTATTACTGAAATACCAGCAGATTTCGAACTTAAAGAAGACAATACTTCACTAGATATTTTTCCGTACAATCCAATACCTAGTAATAAGGACAGTTACGCAATAGTATTTAAAGTATTTAATCCCAAAAGGACTGGTCTTTACCAATTTCATTCTTATGGGCAGTATTTTGGGAAGGATACCGTTTCAAGTTATTTAGGGAGCTCAACTATAGTGATCGATTAA
- the sppA gene encoding signal peptide peptidase SppA, protein MIWPFRRKSKKRMARIVIDEPITSSTRVSVIKALKQIEDREFPALILRIDSPGGTVGDSQEIYSAIKRLREKGCKVVASFGNISASGGVYIGVASNKIVANPGTITGSIGVIIRGNNLSELLNKIGIKFETVKSGIYKDILSPDKPLSDEGREILQGLIDESYKQFTEAVAEGRDLPVEDVKKFADGRIFTGTQAKKLGLVDEIGDEFTARELAAEMVKIDPKIQPVTFGKKKKKILGLIPGSKIIEKIIQNIFFEVNSTNKILWLYKP, encoded by the coding sequence ATGATTTGGCCTTTTAGACGAAAGTCAAAAAAAAGAATGGCTCGCATAGTAATTGATGAGCCAATCACAAGTTCAACCAGAGTTTCTGTCATCAAAGCTTTAAAACAGATTGAAGATAGAGAATTTCCAGCATTAATTCTAAGAATTGACTCTCCAGGAGGTACCGTTGGAGATAGCCAAGAAATATACTCTGCTATTAAACGTCTAAGAGAGAAAGGATGTAAGGTAGTTGCTAGTTTTGGAAACATATCTGCTTCTGGTGGTGTTTACATCGGAGTTGCTTCAAACAAAATTGTAGCTAACCCAGGTACAATTACGGGCTCAATTGGTGTAATAATAAGAGGAAATAATTTATCTGAACTATTGAATAAAATAGGTATCAAGTTTGAAACTGTAAAAAGTGGTATCTATAAAGATATTCTTTCGCCAGATAAACCTTTAAGTGATGAAGGAAGAGAAATCTTACAAGGATTAATAGATGAAAGTTACAAACAATTTACTGAGGCCGTAGCAGAAGGAAGGGATTTACCGGTAGAAGATGTAAAGAAATTTGCCGATGGAAGAATCTTTACTGGAACTCAAGCTAAAAAACTTGGTTTAGTTGATGAAATTGGTGATGAATTTACCGCGAGAGAGCTTGCAGCAGAAATGGTGAAAATCGATCCCAAAATACAACCTGTAACTTTTGGTAAGAAAAAAAAGAAAATACTAGGACTTATCCCTGGTAGTAAAATTATTGAGAAAATTATTCAAAATATATTTTTTGAAGTAAATTCAACTAATAAAATTCTTTGGTTATATAAACCTTAA